CGGTCGCCTGGCTGTCCGCGCTTTCGCTGCCCGCACCGTGACCGCGCATCGCGGCCAGCCCGGCGCTCGCTCGCTCGGTCGTCTCGTAGCCGCGGACGCCGGTCGCGTCGGTCTCGGCCACCAGCCCGGCGGCCCGGTACTCCGAGAGCAGGCCGTGCAGGTCGCTCTCGCAGAGGTCTACCGCGCCCGTCAGCGTCCGCACGTCGACGGGCGAGCGGGCGTCGATCTCGAGCAGGAGCCCGAGCGAGCGGTCGTCGTGGACGGCGCTCGCCACGGCCCGGACCGGTTCGGGAACGGCGCGGCTGGCCGTCTCCAGCGGCGACTCGCCGTCGACCGGTTCCAGTTCGTCGTTGGCGACGTGGCGGCGCTCCCCCGTCTCGGGGTCGCGGACGAGCGACGAGTCGCTCGACTCCTTCAGCAGGATCAGGCGGCGACCGGCGTCGTCGCGGACCGTTCGCATAGCTGCTCGTAGCGACCTCGCGGGGTTAGCGGTTCCGGTCGCGGCGGCGAGCGGTCGGGCCCGGTCCGCCGCTCTCAGTCCTCGGTGGCTTCGGAGTCGGTGGCTCCGCCCTCGGTCCCGCCGTCGGCGGCGGCCTCGGGCGATTCGGACGCTCTGGAGCGACGGAACGCGCGGTACTCGCGGACGCCGTAGAGGAACGAGACCACACCGAGGGCGACCAGCGGGCCGCCGACGTTCCAGTCACCCTCGAAGTAGATGAACATCGGCCCGAGCGCGAGCGCGAGGAAGGCCACGTCGAAGACGACGACCAGCCGCCAGAACGTCCGGCTCACCTCGGGGTCCACGTCGGTGTCGAACGCGTCGGCGTCGTCGACTTCACCGTCGTCGGCCCCCTCGCCACTGCTCTCGCCGTCGTCCTCGCCGGGAATCGAGACGGACGGGACGTCGACCTCGGGCACGTCCGGACCGAGCGAGTGCTCGAAGCGCTCGGGGTCGCCCAGCAGGCCGCTCTCGTCGTCCGCACCGTCCTCGGACACAGCCGCGAGTAGCGCGCTGACCGGCAAAAGGGTTCCCACTCGGTCAGGGTCGGAGGGTCGAGCGAGTTTCAGACCATCCGCCCGAGCGAGACGGCGTCGTCGGACTCGACCCAGGCGAGCGGGTTGTCGGTGTCGAAGAGGACCACGCCGCCGTCGACCTCGTAGGCGTCTGTGGCGGCGACGCCCTCGGGGTCGGCGGGTGCGACTCGCACGTCCACGGACGGCTGGCTCTCGGCACTGTCCGCCTCGTCGGGTCGCGTCGCGTGGTCCGTCATGGCTTCACGCCCGGGTTTGGTACACCGTGACAAGTATCTTCTGCCTGTACCAACACTGGCCGGTCCAGCGCTCTCCCGCGTTCGGTGCAGCGGAAGGCTATCGCGGATGCGGTTGGCGGTGCTGTCGGCGCGTGCTGTCGAGCGGTGCGAGGGCGACTGGAAGGAGCCCCCGATGCGAGCGGGGAGCGAAGCGACCCGCGAGCGTGCCCGCCTCTTGGCGGACCGCTCGAAATAGCCGCGCGAGGGATGAGCGACGACAGGAGTGAATCAGCTGGGGAGGCTCGTGGCCGTCTGCGGTTGCTGTGTGGTGGCGGTGCTGTCCCTGGTGTCCGCGCGACAGCGTTCGCGCGGGGTCGGGAGAGCTTGCTCTCCCGGTGGACTGAACGGGCGAGACGCGCGTGGCGGCGTAGCCGCCACGGACTGTGGCGGTCGGCGGAGCCGACCGCCCGCTCGCGCTTGTGTAGTCGCCTGAGCGGGCACTATCCGCGCGGTGCGAGGCGCGCAGCGCCTCGAAGCGAATAGCGTGGGAGCGAAGCTCCCACGGACCGTGCGAGCGGGCCAGTGGCCCGCGAGCAGACGGCCCTGCCGTGAGCGGGCGGTGTCGGGAGCGCGGATATCCCGTCTCAGCGACCGCGAGCGGGTCGAGGTCGTTCGACGCCTGCTGTCTCCGTCGAGTGCGGTCGCGGCTGTTCGAGTTCAGTCCGCGACTCGTCCGCCAGAACAACTCCTCGACTCGCACCCGAATCTCTCGCTCCTGATCCCCGATACCGCGACTATTTTAGTCGGGCCCCGCCAAGCCCGACCAACATGGAGCAAACGGAGTTCGGGGACTTCGGGGCCGGAGCGGATCGGCCCGCCGACGAGGCCGAGGCCGTCGCCGGGAACGACACCGGCGGCGAGGTCGCGACAGTCGTCGACGCCGACTCGGCACGGTTCCCCGACGCCCAGGGCACGGTCACGCTGACCGTCACACAGGTTGACTACACCGTCGAGTACAGCGGTGACGACGAGTTCCCAGTCGTCCACGTCTTCGGCCGTCGAGAGCCAGGCCCGGACGACGATCACCCGCCCCTCGAACACGTCGAGGTGTACGACTTCGAGCCGTACTTCTACGCGCCCATCGAGAACGTCGACGACCAGCGCATCGCGGGGTACGACGGCCTCGTCGACTACCGCGAGACCGACGAGCAGGGCGAACCGTTCGAGTCCATCCGCGGCGACCGCCTCGCGAAGATCGTCGGCCGCACGCCCCGCGACGTGGGGCAGATCCGCGACGACTTCGAGCACTACGAGGCGGACATCCTCTTCCCCAATCGCCTGCTCATCGACAAGGACATCGAGAGCGGCGTCCGCGTGCCCGAACGGCGCACCGACGACGGCACCATCCGCGTCCCTCATCAGGAGGTCGAGGCCGTCGACGACAACGCCACGCCGCGGGTCAACACCTTCGACATCGAGGTCGACGACCGCAACGGCTTCCCCGAGGACGGCGAGCAGACCATCGTCTGTCTCACCTCCCACGACTCCTACGACGACAAGTACATCAACTGGCTCTACGAGTCGCCCGACGGCGTCGACGGGCCCGCCGCGCTGGGGGCGTACGACCCGATCGAGGCCGATATCGACGCCGAGGTTCGCGTCTTCGACTCCGAACCGGAGATGCTCGACGCGTTCATCGAGTACATCGAGGAGACCGACCCGGACCTGCTCACTGGCTGGAACTTCGCCGACTTCGACGCGCCCTATTTCCTCGACCGCGTCGAGGAACTGGCGGGGCCGAACCACGACTACGACCTCGACATCGACCGACTCTCCCGGGTAAACGAGGTGTGGCGCTCGGACTGGAACGGCCCGGACATCAAGGGCCGGGTCGTCTTCGACCTCCTGCGGGCGTACAAGAGCACGCAGTTCACCGAACTGGAGTCCTACCGCCTGGACGCCGTCGGCGAGATGGAACTCGACGTGGGCAAGGAGCGCTACCCCGGCGACATCGGCGACCTCTGGGAGGACGACCCCGAGCGCCTGCTGGAGTACAACCTCCGGGACGTGGAGCTGTGCGTCGAACTGGACCGCAAGCAGGACATCATCGCCTTCTGGGACGAGGCGCGCAAGCTCGTGGGCTGTAAGATCGAGGACGCCCCCACCGCCGGCGACGCCGTCGACATGTACGTCCTCCACAAGGCCTACGGCGAGTTCGCGCTCCCCTCGAAGGGCCAACAGGAGGCCACCGACGAGTTCGAGGGCGGCGCCGTCTTCGACCCGATCACCGGGGTCCGCGAGAACGTCTCGGTG
This DNA window, taken from Halosimplex litoreum, encodes the following:
- a CDS encoding DUF7346 family protein — encoded protein: MRTVRDDAGRRLILLKESSDSSLVRDPETGERRHVANDELEPVDGESPLETASRAVPEPVRAVASAVHDDRSLGLLLEIDARSPVDVRTLTGAVDLCESDLHGLLSEYRAAGLVAETDATGVRGYETTERASAGLAAMRGHGAGSESADSQATGDDPTTGES
- a CDS encoding DUF7322 domain-containing protein, whose amino-acid sequence is MSEDGADDESGLLGDPERFEHSLGPDVPEVDVPSVSIPGEDDGESSGEGADDGEVDDADAFDTDVDPEVSRTFWRLVVVFDVAFLALALGPMFIYFEGDWNVGGPLVALGVVSFLYGVREYRAFRRSRASESPEAAADGGTEGGATDSEATED
- a CDS encoding DUF7331 family protein yields the protein MTDHATRPDEADSAESQPSVDVRVAPADPEGVAATDAYEVDGGVVLFDTDNPLAWVESDDAVSLGRMV